From the Conger conger chromosome 14, fConCon1.1, whole genome shotgun sequence genome, one window contains:
- the LOC133109397 gene encoding claudin-16-like, protein MMVVLQLMAICLALVSTLFLIVATWTDCWMVNADDDLEVSQKCRGLWWECVTNTQDGIRTCDQYQYETILAEHPLKIVLTRALMIMADILASFALIILVLGLDVIKILKEEPHIKIRIYYFAGFIFGIGGIPGMIGSVWYAVDVYVERATLVLKNVYLGMHYEFGWSCWLGMAGSTGCFLTSIVLTCCLYIFRDARSSQHHRSIYQYGRTAAGKKYAMDSRV, encoded by the exons ATGATGGTGGTACTGCAGTTAATGGCGATCTGTCTGGCACTGGTCTCGACCCTCTTCCTCATTGTGGCTACCTGGACAGACTGCTGGATGGTCAATGCAGACGATGACTTGGAG GTCAGTCAGAAGTGCAGAGGCCTGTGGTGGGAGTGCGTCACCAACACGCAGGATGGCATTCGCACCTGCGACCAGTACCAATACGAGACCATCCTGGCAGAGCACCCGC TGAAGATCGTGCTGACCCGTGCTCTGATGATCATGGCGGACATTTTGGCCAGCTTCGCCCTCATCATCCTGGTGCTGGGCCTGGACGTCATCAAGATCCTGAAGGAGGAGCCGCACATCAAGATCAGGATATACTACTTTGCAGGATTTATCTTCGGGATAGGAG GCATTCCGGGTATGATCGGATCCGTGTGGTATGCAGTGGACGTGTATGTGGAAAGAGCCACCCTCGTGCTGAAGAATGTGTATCTGGGAATGCACTATGAGTTCGGCTGGTCCTGTTGGCTGGGAATGGCTGGCTCCACCGGATGCTTTCTTACCTCAATTGTGCTGACCTgctgtctgtatattttcagag ATGCCAGATCATCGCAGCACCACAGGTCCATATACCAGTACGGCAGGACAGCCGCGGGGAAGAAGTATGCCATGGACTCGCGTGTGTAG